The Lactuca sativa cultivar Salinas chromosome 2, Lsat_Salinas_v11, whole genome shotgun sequence genome includes the window GTGTCAAAATGCATGATCTTGTGCTTGCTTTTGTCATAAATACAGTTTCTAAAGGTCATCATCCATGGATAATCAACCATGGTGATATTTCAAAGTGGAGTAGAGCTGAAGTGAGAGAGTCTTGCAAAAGACTTTCTATTACTTGCACAGGAATGTCTGAGTTTCCTGGTGACTCTAAGTACCCAAACCTATCACTTTTGAGACTTATGGATGGAGATAAGTCACTTAAGTTTCCTGaaggtttttatgaaaaaatggaaAATCTTGAAGTTGTAGCATATGAAAAAATGCAGTATCCGTTGCTTCCCAGATCACTTGAATGCTCCACCAAGCTCCAAACACTCATTCTCCATCAATGCCTATTGATGTTTGATTTCTCTGTTATTGGTGAACTCATGAATCTGGAAGTGCTCAGTTTTGCTCATTGTGGCATCAGAAAGTTACCATCCACAATTGGAAATTTGAAGAAGCTAAAGCTATTGGATTTGACGGGGTGTGTAAATCTTCGTATTGATGATGGTGTATTGTTAAATTTGGTCAAGCTTGAAGAGCTTTATATGAGAGTTGATGATAGAAAGGCAATTAGGTTCACAGACAGCAATCGTGTTGAATTAGCAGAGCTTTCAAATCATCTTTCTGCATTAGAAGTTGAGTTCTTTGACAACAATGGTACGCCCAAGAATATGCTGTTTACTGAACTTAAAAGGTTTAGAATCTCTATGGGATGTGGTTTAGGAGACAATACTCACAAAAATATGCACTCATTTGAAAACACATTGAGGTTGGTCACTAACAAAGATGAGCTGTTGGAATCTACAATGAATGAGTTGTTTGAGAAAACCGAGGTGCTTTATTTGGAGGTGGATGGTATGAACGATCTTGAAGAAGTTTTAATGGAATCAGTTCATCTCCCTCAGCAAGCGTTTAATAATCTAAGAGTCCTTGATGTGTTCAAGTGTGAAAACTTGAGGTACCTCTTCACAGTCCCTATTGCAAATGGTTTGGTGAAGCTTGAGCGCCTCACAGTTTCAGAGTGCTCTGTTCTTGAAGTACTTGCACATGGTGAAAATGGTGGAGCTGAGAAAATTAAGTTTCAGGGGCTAAAGTTTCTAGGATTGGATAGGCTACCAAAGCTGATAGGTCTTTGCAACACTGCTAATGTAATTGAGCTACCACAGCTGGTGGAGTTGGAACTTGATGGCCTTCCTAACTTCAATAGCATTTATCCAAAGAAAACATCTGCAACATCTTCTATGTCCAGTAATGACTCTGCAATTCAACCATTATTTAACAAACAGGTACCTCTATATTAGGATTTATGTTGACAGTTTCATAGATTGACTTATAATCAACAAGTCTTAATTGTTGTGCAGGTGCTGATTCCTAAGTTGGAGAAATTGAGGATTTGGAGGATGGATAAGCTGAAAGAGATATGGCCTTATCAAGTTATAAGTAGCAAAGACGTTGATGCCTGCGTGTTGAGAAAGATTGAAGTGAGGGGATGTGATAATCTTGTGAATCTGTTTCCAACCAATCCCATGTCTTTGCTGGGTTGTCTGGAAGTGCTTGATGTTTCTAATTGTGGAAACATTGAAGTGTTATTTAACATCGACATGAGTTGTGTTGGTGAAATTGAAGAACACAGTAGCAACTTGAGACAAATTGAAGTATCTAATTTGGAGAAGCTAAGAGAGTTGTGGAGGATGAAAGGTGAAAGTAGCTCTGATATCCTCATCCGTACCTTTCAAGCTGTTGAAAGTATAGAAATAGAAGAGTGCAAGAGGTTTGTAAACGTATTCACACCGACCGTCACCAATTCTGATGTGAAAACAGTTATGAATGTGAGTATAGATGGAAGGAGACCTTCTGAAGAAACCAGGAGCAACAttgaattggttcagaacagcCAGGAGGTATGTGATGTCATTGAGCTTTCAATTTCTCTTTTGATGTTAACAACTTATGTATATGTGTCTCTATACATACATACACGTATATAACATATCACACTACAACAAATCAATCAATTCTACACAATTCTTTCGATGTGTTCTGCTAGATTCTCACTCTTGAATTTCAATCACACAAGGATGGAAAGGAGAAATACAAGAAATTATAGATCTCACACTGGAAATTGATGATCTAATGATCAATTTTACATACATGTGATAGAAATCTGGCGGTTTGAGTTGCCAAGATCTCCCAAAGCGACTAATCTCTAAAATAATTGATAAGATGTCTCTCCTAACTGATCTCTTACAATATAAAGGCATAACTGAAATAGTTAATTTACTTATTTACCCGTGCTGCCCACAATTGCTTACTCATGGTTTAAATCCTTTCTTGCCTCTTTGTGAATAAGTAAGAATTGGTTTATTTCCCTTCTTGCCCCTCCTTGAATATGTGAACATGAGTTATATTTATTTGTAATTATATTTGTTGTTGAGATATGTGCAGATTAATGTAATATCCAAGGAAGAGATCATTTCAGAGGTGGATGGTAATATTCCTGACGTTGAATCCTCAATTCATCCCAAACCTTTTAACGTTAATCACCTTCAAGTACTTGGCTGTAAGGATGTTGAAGTGGTGTTTGAGATAGAGAGTTCCAGTAACAGCAACAGCACCACAGATTTCACAACAAGTCTGCATAAATATAATCATCAACCACCACCACTACTACTTCCCCACCTCAAGTctttatatttaataaatatGGAGAGGATGAGTGATGTGTGGAAGTGCAATTGGAAGAAACTTGTAATTCATCAAAACCAATCACAATCCTACTCATTCCACAACCTCACAATCATACACATGGAAAAGTGTCATACCATAAAGTACTTATTTTCACCTGTCATGGGCAAACTTCTTCCCAACTTAAAGGATGTCTGGATACATGAGTGTGATGGTATTGAAGAAGTTGTTTCAAATAGAGATATTAATGATGAAAATGAAGAAATAATATCTTCTACTCACACAAACACCATCTCCTCCTTCCCTCTTCTTGATTCTCTCTACCTTTTTAATCTGCCAAGCCTAAAGAGTATCGATGGCGGTACTACAATCACAACTACTTCCATCCATGATCAGTTCCAggtatatttgatttcttttaagCGAATCCTTTACATATTtcagttatttgttttatttaaatatatatttatttttaatattctaTTTTCCATTAGCTGCTTTATATAACTCCCTAAGCTAATTCTTCTGAAGCTGGAAAGACAAAAATAAATAACTACATGCATAGTATTTAATAGTTTTTTCATTTGCGTAGGTCATTAAGTTGATTTAGGATAAGACCGGATTGTCAGGGAgagaaaaaaattgattgatGGATGTATATAAGTCatatgaaaaatagaaaaaaaatgattttattgatgcttttttttgttttctgtttttttttttttttttttttttttttttgttttgttttgttttgtttcctAGCATGCTAGTTTGGCTTAGTAAAATTCGGTTTGTTGTTTAAGAGAAATATCTTTTTTGCTGACATTGAACAAAACAATATGAAACTTTATGTAGCTGTATCTAATGTGCCAActgaaaatatataaatacaatatGTGACAATAGGCTCCTGTTTACAATTTCTTTTGTACCAGAAAAGTGTGCTATTCAAAATATTAACTTTAAGACATTGAACTATTATAGAGTCAAATGTCAATGTTGTCAATTTTGGAAATATCTCTAGATCTTAATTTATCAAGTATAATTAGCCAACTTTTTACTGAAAAGGACTCCCTTGAAAAAAATCTTTGTTCTAAAAATGCTTTCGATCTATTTAGCATATTAGAATTAAgatagattttataaaaatacaattaatgaaaatttatagatgtataataaattaacatgaaGAAGATGATGCATGTATAATAATTTAACCGTTCATGTTagtaaaattatttaaaacatgaagAAGATGATGCATGTAATCAATGCAGGTATGGAAATATAAGCATATTGATTGCAAACTCATTtcctaataataaataaatttagaAGTACAATTATGTTTTCATTTTCTCACATTGAGGGGGTAATGGGTTATATAGTCCAATGATATTTGTTTTCTCTTCATAAATCATGGCACTATAATAATTTTGAATGGGGCCATATACAGAAAACCATTatattttagtcatttttttctgttcaacatattttcatttactttcttattatagcatcatactttcatttcttccagttatagcatcatactttgaaAAATATACCCAATTACACATGGCTACAATGGCTTGATAAGAAAagttgaaagtagaatgctataaatggGTGGATTTTGAAAGTACCTATATGCTGGTCTTGGGTCATTTATTAAAGGCTAAAATGCTAGAAATAGCAATTTACTTTCATCGATTTGCTTATCAGAGCATCATACTTTCTCTTTTTCCTATTAAAGCATTGTAGTTTAAGAAACCCACCCAATTATAGCAGTGTCATCTAAATACAATGGATTTCTGTtgctgtatatatatatatatatatatatatatatatatatatatatatatatatatatatatgttgattaATTGCTAATAAAAGTACTTCAAAGTCTGTTCATTTTCAAGTTTTAATTTGAATAAATGCTAATTAATTGTGTTAATTAGCACCCTGGCAGTTTTGTTTTTTCTTGtttctattttcttttttgtagCTGTTCAAAATCTCCTGTAAGCCTATATAATTAAGGCCCCTTTTATGATTGATTTAGTGTACCTTTTCTTTCATCCACCATCTACTTGTTCTCTCTTGCCAACAATATAAAGCATAGCATACAACTGTTTTCTTGTTTTTCGTTATTTGGCTATACATAtaacaagggtattttggtcatttgacAAACCGTCTTCCTTAATGGAGTGGAGTCCAAACACCACAGTCTGATTTCTCTTAATTCAAATTTTCACCATAAAATCCAACATGAACTTTGTCTTTTAAACAATTTGAATCCTTCAAAAATAGGCCCAGATTTTGTGGCCTAGGTGGTCTTCTATAATAAACGAATAATTGGAAATGCggtgctatttcttgcatttagcccttCTTCAATACAAACAAGTAAAGTTCATAGTTACAAAATTTTGCATATTTTATGGTTTatattatgcttttatgtgtttataGACGTGTTCCTGCAGACATGTGTGAAATATATATGTTGATTAATTACTAATCAAAGTACTTCAAAGTCTCTTCAGTTTCGAGTTTTAATTTGAATAAATGCTAATTAGTTGTGTTAATTAGCACCCTGGCAGTTTTGTTTTTTCTTGTTTCTATTTCCTTTTTTCTAGCTGTTCATATTCTCGTATTAGCCTGTATAAGGCCACTTTTATGATTGATTTAGTGTACCTTTTCTTTCATCCACCATCTACTTGTTCTCTCTTGCCAACAATATAAGGCATAGCATACAACTGATTTCTCGTTTTTAGTTATTCGGTTATATAtaacaagggtattttggtcatttgacAAACCTTCTTCCTTAATGGAGTGTCCAAAAACCACGATCTGATTTCTCTTAATTCATTTTTTCACCATAAAATCTAACATGAACTTTGTCTTGTAAACCATTTGAATCTTTCACATGTAGGCCCAGATTTTGTGGCCTAGGTGGTCTTCTATGTTTATGCTGATTCTGTGTCTTTCAGAAGTATGCTTCTTATGATCCTTCCACTCTCTTCATGTCGTTGATTCTGTCTGTCACCATCAGAACCTCATAAAAGTTTCTGCTGAGGTGTCATGCCAGTGGTGACCTGGAATTTGTGAAAAGTCTAATGCCATTTATTTTCTCTTCATAAATCATGGCACTCTACTTCAGCTTGCCTTATGAAATCCACCCAAGTTTGGAGAAATGTTCTATGCTGACCACTttgacctgctatagcaggttaaagTGGTCACAATAGAAAATTTTGTCAAAGTTGAGTGGCTTTAGTGAAATTAAGTGGACTAAACTTTGACAACCTTTTCAATTATGACCACTTTAACCTGCTATAGTAGGTCAAATTTGTCGATATAGAAAGAAATTTCAAACTTGGGTAGGTTTGATGAGCTAAAACTGAAATGGAATTGTTAAACTGCAAAAAAATGGCCGAGATATATTGCCCTTTTGTAGTTCAACTTACATTGTCGACGTTACTGAACTACCTTAGTTTTGGGAAGCACTTGTGCATGTACATAGCAAACAGCTAAGCTTTGTTAATTTAAATAGATCCATTGATTTTTCATGTGTTGTTGTAGTGTTCTCAAGTCGGTGTTGCTTCTTGGTTCTTATGCCAATACTCCAAACACATACATATATGGAATTGTCCTGCCCTATCAAGAGTGTTTCCATCCAATGTAGTGGGACAACTGAATAAGCTTGAAGTGTTGAGCATATCAGATTGCAAGTCAATGGTGGAGATATTTGAAAGTAAAGAAATAAACAAAGATGGTGTTGATAGTACTACGAATGTTGGTGATGGAAGTGATGATACTTGTACTGCAATCACCATCCCAAGGTCGGCTAATATGACTCTGCTTCAATTGTCCAACCTAacgatattgagaatctatgacTGTGAAGTATTGGAATATATATTCACAAGTTCCACACTTGAAAGCCTCAAGCAACTCAAAGAACTGATGGTAGTTAAATGCAAGGCAATGAAAGTGATTGTGAAGGAAGACGGAGATTTACCAGAACTCAAGGGTTTCTTCCGTCGTCTCAAGTCCCTTACACTTGTAGATTTACCAGATCTGAAGGGTTTCTTCTTGGGGAAGAATGAGTTCAGGTGGAAAGCATTGGAAAAGGTTAAGATTTATGGCTGCCCACAAATGATGAATTTCACATCTGGTCACTCCATGACTCCGAAGCTCAACTACATACATACAGCCTACGGCAAGCATAGTCTTGAATGTGGCCTCAACTTCCATTTGACCAATGCTACACAAGAGGTATGTTGTTACTTTACTTCATCATTTAACCAGGTGATCAGCATGTCGTTTTATGATGTTCAACATATTATTTGCTTACAAATTTAGATGGTTCATATGCAAAACATAGTATTTGCTTACactatggggggggggggggggggggggggttccagGTCGGTTCATATGTGTATTCCGGAAGAAACACAAAACAAAACCAAATGAAGATACATATATAACCACTTCCCATCTTTTGTATCTATAAAAAGTTACGAAAAtatgcaattttttttattataagttaatatttcATTCCTAAGATATTAAGTGGTCTCTTATGTTATAAAAGATGTTATATTCACTAATTCATAAGTTagcaatttaatattttaatcaaGTTAGATGAAGTAAAGACAAAAGGCCCAATTGACATATTCACTGAGGGTGGTTTTTTCCATGTCTAAAGATTTTTGAACATATACTATACTAGTTTCCGTTTGATCAGAATCAGATCAACAACCCCTTCTTCTTTACAGTGTCCCTATTGTAACCACAAAAATCAACAAAtacagggaccaaatttgcagttttcgCTAAAACGTATTTTAATTTGACAAAAAAATTGATCGGTTTGTAGAAAAACAAAGTATTCAATTAAAGGAATAACAAAATAAGCACCTAAGAAAAAGTGCTTCTAAAATTCACAAAATATTTACGTTCCTTAAAAATACAAGACTTAagaatttatatcaaatatatgaacataaaaaattattttcttgtgtATTACAAATGATACTTGGCAAGTTCATTCTTATTCAAATCATTTGTAAATTTCATAGAATGTGATCGTTTGGTACCTGACATAAATCATTTATTAGGAACTTAGAACTAACATCTTCATTCGGTTAAGAAAAGAAAACACAAAATAGATGGAAATTGAAGCATTGCCTCATTTTACATATTTTCACTCATATCTGTTAACAAATAGATTTTTGTATGGAAGTATATATTGTAATTAAATCATTTATATCGTTTTCATCCAATTTAATTCAATTATCTaacatattttataaatattgtGATGCTAGTTGTTACTTAATCAAGttcttcttttctctctcatCTTTTACAAGGTAAACATTTTTTTAGCGTTTATTACCTAAAATTGACGAAAATAGTATAGCTGAGATGATTGTAAAAGTGTAAGTATATCATCCATATATCATTTGTTGTATTTGACAATgccataaaaaatacaataacatAATTATCTTTTTTCCTAAAAAAATTGGATGTAAATATTCAGTACATGAAAAATTACCCTTTTTGAAGTAGCCAAAACACTTaacttttactttttattttatcCCCCCCACCCACCCACTCACCCACAAACTatcatttttacttttatttaaaaAGACTCGACAATCATCGATAACAATCTAAATTATTTGAGCAAATGCAATATATAAAGCTGAAATTTTCTTCATGGTGCTCATCTTCACAAAATATAATGTAAGCAGTGTCATAAACTAGGTTGTTGATTGGAAATACATGTTGGCTCATTGAAGAATAACATAACTTGCAATCCTTATTATGTTTGTAATATTAAATGTATTTTTCTTTAATAATTGTCGTGTTTGTGATGATCTATCTATGTTTGATTTTTCTTAGCAGACTCAACTTCCTATGTGCTCTATTCCAGATATGATAATGCTAGTTCAGTTCCCATGGTCTTTTTCAAATTTAGTTGAAGTAGATGCACAAGGGAGTGACAAATTGTTGAAAAGCCACATAATTTTTCCATGCAAGGAGTTGCTGAATTTGAAGAATCTTGAAAAGCTTTCTATTATTACCAGCAAGTAT containing:
- the LOC111914799 gene encoding uncharacterized protein LOC111914799 isoform X1 — its product is MELVSAIISPIVESLIAPVKKQLGYLFSSTNHVRNMNTKIKLLDDTSRDVKKHMETNNRSNLEIPTHVTGWLEEVEKTKEKAQSIPSIGSGCCNLKMRYLVGKKAFKTTEEMESLIDENSKIIWTNAQRPLGKVNSEIASSSAPSDGDAQNHFKSREKSFKNALESLQQDHKSKVIALCGMGGVGKTTMMEQLKKAAEDKKMFDYVVKVVIGQQINMLSIQQDVAVYMMGQSLIELSKEARADRLRITFGNLLEGRRKVLLILDDVWETIDLKDIGLSPLPNGFKLLLTSRNENICKQIAVEANSESTLVRVDVMEEPEACSFFWQIIGVSKQYDKDLKQIGSEIVRRCGFLPLAIKLIAKTLQFQEVFVWRDTFQRLKKKNLDENVQEVIKISYDYIKTEEEKVIFLLCGLFPDDFNIPIEELTRYAWGLQLLSEVSTLGEARDRTKMCVQNLRNANLLMDSDCIGCVKMHDLVLAFVINTVSKGHHPWIINHGDISKWSRAEVRESCKRLSITCTGMSEFPGDSKYPNLSLLRLMDGDKSLKFPEGFYEKMENLEVVAYEKMQYPLLPRSLECSTKLQTLILHQCLLMFDFSVIGELMNLEVLSFAHCGIRKLPSTIGNLKKLKLLDLTGCVNLRIDDGVLLNLVKLEELYMRVDDRKAIRFTDSNRVELAELSNHLSALEVEFFDNNGTPKNMLFTELKRFRISMGCGLGDNTHKNMHSFENTLRLVTNKDELLESTMNELFEKTEVLYLEVDGMNDLEEVLMESVHLPQQAFNNLRVLDVFKCENLRYLFTVPIANGLVKLERLTVSECSVLEVLAHGENGGAEKIKFQGLKFLGLDRLPKLIGLCNTANVIELPQLVELELDGLPNFNSIYPKKTSATSSMSSNDSAIQPLFNKQVLIPKLEKLRIWRMDKLKEIWPYQVISSKDVDACVLRKIEVRGCDNLVNLFPTNPMSLLGCLEVLDVSNCGNIEVLFNIDMSCVGEIEEHSSNLRQIEVSNLEKLRELWRMKGESSSDILIRTFQAVESIEIEECKRFVNVFTPTVTNSDVKTVMNVSIDGRRPSEETRSNIELVQNSQEINVISKEEIISEVDGNIPDVESSIHPKPFNVNHLQVLGCKDVEVVFEIESSSNSNSTTDFTTSLHKYNHQPPPLLLPHLKSLYLINMERMSDVWKCNWKKLVIHQNQSQSYSFHNLTIIHMEKCHTIKYLFSPVMGKLLPNLKDVWIHECDGIEEVVSNRDINDENEEIISSTHTNTISSFPLLDSLYLFNLPSLKSIDGGTTITTTSIHDQFQCSQVGVASWFLCQYSKHIHIWNCPALSRVFPSNVVGQLNKLEVLSISDCKSMVEIFESKEINKDGVDSTTNVGDGSDDTCTAITIPRSANMTLLQLSNLTILRIYDCEVLEYIFTSSTLESLKQLKELMVVKCKAMKVIVKEDGDLPELKGFFRRLKSLTLVDLPDLKGFFLGKNEFRWKALEKVKIYGCPQMMNFTSGHSMTPKLNYIHTAYGKHSLECGLNFHLTNATQEQTQLPMCSIPDMIMLVQFPWSFSNLVEVDAQGSDKLLKSHIIFPCKELLNLKNLEKLSIITSKYGESKIEEVFEVAEGTNEDVDIETQSVVVFEKLKEVTLGRLNNLKHMWKSNRWIVLNFPNLTKVSIESCKLLGHVFSSCMVGSLLQLQELQISNCESMDVIVKQVEDSKTRPTTKVVFPCLKSITLEMLPNLKGFCLGKEAFEWPILDTLEIKDCPKITVFTNGQSTTPKLKLIDTTFGLCHATEDPNSFIKTKQEEGWEF
- the LOC111914799 gene encoding uncharacterized protein LOC111914799 isoform X2, producing MELVSAIISPIVESLIAPVKKQLGYLFSSTNHVRNMNTKIKLLDDTSRDVKKHMETNNRSNLEIPTHVTGWLEEVEKTKEKAQSIPSIGSGCCNLKMRYLVGKKAFKTTEEMESLIDENSKIIWTNAQRPLGKVNSEIASSSAPSDGDAQNHFKSREKSFKNALESLQQDHKSKVIALCGMGGVGKTTMMEQLKKAAEDKKMFDYVVKVVIGQQINMLSIQQDVAVYMMGQSLIELSKEARADRLRITFGNLLEGRRKVLLILDDVWETIDLKDIGLSPLPNGFKLLLTSRNENICKQIAVEANSESTLVRVDVMEEPEACSFFWQIIGVSKQYDKDLKQIGSEIVRRCGFLPLAIKLIAKTLQFQEVFVWRDTFQRLKKKNLDENVQEVIKISYDYIKTEEEKVIFLLCGLFPDDFNIPIEELTRYAWGLQLLSEVSTLGEARDRTKMCVQNLRNANLLMDSDCIGCVKMHDLVLAFVINTVSKGHHPWIINHGDISKWSRAEVRESCKRLSITCTGMSEFPGDSKYPNLSLLRLMDGDKSLKFPEGFYEKMENLEVVAYEKMQYPLLPRSLECSTKLQTLILHQCLLMFDFSVIGELMNLEVLSFAHCGIRKLPSTIGNLKKLKLLDLTGCVNLRIDDGVLLNLVKLEELYMRVDDRKAIRFTDSNRVELAELSNHLSALEVEFFDNNGTPKNMLFTELKRFRISMGCGLGDNTHKNMHSFENTLRLVTNKDELLESTMNELFEKTEVLYLEVDGMNDLEEVLMESVHLPQQAFNNLRVLDVFKCENLRYLFTVPIANGLVKLERLTVSECSVLEVLAHGENGGAEKIKFQGLKFLGLDRLPKLIGLCNTANVIELPQLVELELDGLPNFNSIYPKKTSATSSMSSNDSAIQPLFNKQVLIPKLEKLRIWRMDKLKEIWPYQVISSKDVDACVLRKIEVRGCDNLVNLFPTNPMSLLGCLEVLDVSNCGNIEVLFNIDMSCVGEIEEHSSNLRQIEVSNLEKLRELWRMKGESSSDILIRTFQAVESIEIEECKRFVNVFTPTVTNSDVKTVMNVSIDGRRPSEETRSNIELVQNSQEINVISKEEIISEVDGNIPDVESSIHPKPFNVNHLQVLGCKDVEVVFEIESSSNSNSTTDFTTSLHKYNHQPPPLLLPHLKSLYLINMERMSDVWKCNWKKLVIHQNQSQSYSFHNLTIIHMEKCHTIKYLFSPVMGKLLPNLKDVWIHECDGIEEVVSNRDINDENEEIISSTHTNTISSFPLLDSLYLFNLPSLKSIDGGTTITTTSIHDQFQCSQVGVASWFLCQYSKHIHIWNCPALSRVFPSNVVGQLNKLEVLSISDCKSMVEIFESKEINKDGVDSTTNVGDGSDDTCTAITIPRSANMTLLQLSNLTILRIYDCEVLEYIFTSSTLESLKQLKELMVVKCKAMKVIVKEDGDLPELKGFFRRLKSLTLVDLPDLKGFFLGKNEFRWKALEKVKIYGCPQMMNFTSGHSMTPKLNYIHTAYGKHSLECGLNFHLTNATQETQLPMCSIPDMIMLVQFPWSFSNLVEVDAQGSDKLLKSHIIFPCKELLNLKNLEKLSIITSKYGESKIEEVFEVAEGTNEDVDIETQSVVVFEKLKEVTLGRLNNLKHMWKSNRWIVLNFPNLTKVSIESCKLLGHVFSSCMVGSLLQLQELQISNCESMDVIVKQVEDSKTRPTTKVVFPCLKSITLEMLPNLKGFCLGKEAFEWPILDTLEIKDCPKITVFTNGQSTTPKLKLIDTTFGLCHATEDPNSFIKTKQEEGWEF